The Bacillus carboniphilus genome contains a region encoding:
- a CDS encoding deoxyribonuclease IV, whose translation MKIGSHVSMSGKKMLLAASEEAVSYEANTFMVYTGAPQNTRRKKIEDLNIDNGQAHMKQHGIEDIIVHAPYIINIANTVKPETFQLGVDFLRSEIERTEAIGAKQIVLHPGAHVGAGPDSGIKKIIEGLNEVIEKNQSVQIALETMAGKGTECGRSFEEIAKIIDGVTHNQHLSVCFDTCHTHDAGYNIVEDFDGVLDEFDKMIGVDRLKVLHINDSKNPCGAGKDRHENIGFGFIGFGAINKIVHHSQLMDIPKILETPYVGEDKKNKKPPYKHEIAMLRSKEFDDQLLEKIQQ comes from the coding sequence TTGAAGATAGGTTCACATGTATCTATGAGTGGTAAAAAAATGCTTCTAGCTGCCAGTGAGGAAGCAGTTTCATACGAAGCGAATACGTTTATGGTTTATACAGGCGCTCCTCAAAACACGAGAAGGAAAAAAATTGAAGATTTAAATATTGATAATGGACAAGCTCATATGAAGCAACATGGTATTGAAGATATTATCGTCCATGCTCCATATATCATTAACATCGCAAACACTGTTAAACCAGAAACATTCCAATTAGGGGTGGATTTTCTACGTTCAGAAATCGAAAGAACAGAAGCGATAGGTGCAAAACAAATAGTCCTGCATCCAGGTGCACATGTCGGTGCGGGACCAGATAGTGGTATTAAGAAAATTATTGAAGGTTTAAATGAAGTAATTGAAAAAAATCAGTCCGTTCAAATTGCTCTTGAGACTATGGCAGGGAAAGGGACTGAATGTGGTAGGTCGTTTGAAGAGATTGCTAAGATTATTGATGGAGTAACCCACAACCAACATTTATCGGTATGCTTCGATACTTGTCATACACATGATGCAGGCTATAATATTGTTGAAGACTTTGACGGAGTTTTAGACGAATTTGATAAAATGATTGGAGTAGATCGACTGAAAGTACTTCATATAAATGATAGTAAAAATCCATGTGGGGCAGGAAAAGATCGTCATGAAAACATCGGTTTCGGTTTTATTGGTTTTGGTGCAATAAATAAAATTGTTCATCACTCTCAACTCATGGATATTCCTAAAATACTTGAAACTCCTTATGTAGGAGAAGATAAGAAAAACAAAAAACCACCTTATAAACATGAAATTGCAATGTTACGTTCAAAAGAATTTGATGATCAGCTTTTAGAAAAAATTCAACAATAA
- a CDS encoding DEAD/DEAH box helicase, whose product MEKTAFAQFDFKPFILEAISELSFSQPTEVQERMIPSILRGKSSIGQSQTGTGKTHAYLLPLINNINPSDQEVQVVITAPTRELANQIYKEVINITSKCPEGQLIQANSFIGGTDKKRSIEKLKKQPHIVVGTPGRILDIVKEQALDIHKAKTIVIDEADLMLDLGFIYEVDQLASRMVKDLQILVFSATIPEKLKPFLKKYMENPSFTQVDPTQLIANNVENILVPIRHRNEISLVYDMLQTFQPYLAMIFTNTKKRADEVANSLRDKGLEVALLHGGLQPRERKKVMKQVKELQFQYIVATDLAARGIDIPGVSHIINIEIPMDLDFLIHRIGRTARAGNSGVAFTLFSEEDEEKISKLEKLNVHFQNKDLINGEWVSIEDRNRRKNRKKQTQETDKIANRYVQKPKKVKPGYKKKMKEEMDKVKRRERRKKKR is encoded by the coding sequence ATGGAAAAAACAGCGTTTGCTCAATTTGATTTTAAACCTTTTATACTAGAAGCGATCTCTGAATTAAGCTTCTCTCAACCGACGGAAGTTCAAGAACGAATGATTCCAAGCATTTTAAGAGGGAAAAGTTCAATTGGACAGTCTCAAACAGGAACAGGGAAAACGCACGCTTACCTGTTACCGTTAATTAATAACATAAATCCAAGTGATCAAGAGGTTCAAGTTGTCATTACAGCACCTACAAGAGAGCTTGCAAATCAAATATATAAAGAAGTTATTAATATTACATCTAAATGTCCTGAAGGCCAATTAATTCAGGCAAATTCATTTATCGGTGGGACAGACAAAAAAAGGTCAATAGAGAAATTGAAAAAACAACCTCATATTGTAGTTGGCACTCCAGGGCGTATTCTAGATATAGTGAAAGAACAGGCCTTGGATATTCATAAAGCAAAAACTATTGTCATTGATGAAGCAGACCTTATGCTTGATTTAGGTTTCATATATGAGGTTGATCAGTTGGCAAGTAGAATGGTGAAAGACCTACAAATTCTCGTTTTCTCTGCTACCATACCTGAAAAGCTAAAGCCGTTTTTAAAGAAATATATGGAAAATCCTTCGTTTACTCAAGTGGATCCAACCCAGCTTATTGCCAATAATGTTGAAAATATTTTAGTTCCTATTAGGCATAGAAATGAAATTAGTTTAGTATATGATATGCTTCAAACGTTTCAGCCTTATTTAGCGATGATTTTTACTAATACGAAAAAACGAGCAGATGAAGTCGCCAATTCTTTAAGAGATAAAGGATTAGAGGTTGCTTTGCTACATGGAGGATTGCAGCCTAGAGAACGAAAAAAGGTAATGAAACAAGTAAAAGAATTACAATTCCAATATATTGTGGCTACAGATTTAGCCGCTAGAGGAATTGATATACCAGGGGTTTCCCATATCATTAATATTGAAATTCCAATGGATTTAGATTTTTTAATTCATCGTATAGGTAGAACAGCTCGAGCAGGCAATAGCGGAGTTGCCTTCACATTGTTTAGTGAAGAGGATGAAGAGAAAATAAGTAAACTTGAGAAGTTGAACGTTCACTTCCAAAATAAAGATTTAATTAATGGTGAATGGGTGTCGATTGAGGATCGTAATAGAAGGAAAAACAGAAAGAAACAAACCCAGGAAACAGACAAAATAGCAAACCGTTATGTACAAAAGCCGAAGAAGGTTAAACCAGGGTATAAAAAGAAAATGAAAGAAGAAATGGACAAAGTAAAACGAAGAGAGAGAAGAAAGAAAAAAAGATAG
- a CDS encoding YqfQ family protein, which produces MFPQRPPIPPIGRGVGQSSLLGNFFPRTPPQIPQAAQQVGGLRGMLSNLLPGRGFGGVANTASSVGNIANAGGAQGLASTANITGILGNVQKAIGFAQQVSPMVQQYGPLVRNIPSMYKLIKEMGSDDDEDENDSKEEADSEEVTNQEDNKENENIDDNESKEEKKKKVTKKSKTSNKKNTSKQEKTQKANEKSEKVQTKRTPKNPGKSVPKLYI; this is translated from the coding sequence ATGTTTCCTCAAAGACCACCAATACCACCTATCGGAAGAGGGGTTGGTCAATCTTCATTATTAGGTAATTTCTTTCCTAGAACACCACCACAAATACCTCAAGCTGCTCAACAGGTAGGAGGATTAAGAGGCATGTTATCAAACCTATTACCTGGACGCGGGTTTGGAGGTGTTGCAAATACAGCTAGTTCAGTTGGAAACATAGCTAATGCTGGAGGTGCACAAGGTTTAGCTAGCACAGCCAATATTACAGGTATATTGGGTAACGTTCAAAAAGCTATTGGGTTTGCACAACAAGTCTCTCCAATGGTTCAGCAATACGGGCCACTTGTTCGAAATATTCCGTCAATGTATAAATTAATTAAAGAAATGGGGAGTGATGACGACGAGGATGAGAATGATTCTAAGGAAGAAGCAGATAGTGAAGAAGTAACAAATCAAGAAGATAACAAAGAAAATGAAAATATTGATGATAATGAATCTAAGGAAGAGAAGAAGAAGAAGGTAACAAAAAAATCGAAGACATCGAATAAAAAAAATACAAGTAAACAAGAAAAGACTCAAAAAGCAAACGAAAAATCAGAAAAAGTACAAACAAAACGAACTCCTAAAAACCCCGGAAAATCCGTTCCCAAACTTTATATATAA
- a CDS encoding 4-hydroxy-3-methylbut-2-enyl diphosphate reductase, producing the protein MEVIKIAPRGYCYGVVDAMVIAKNAAMDKSLPRPIYILGMIVHNKHVTDAFEEEGIITLDGSNRLQIIEQVNGGTVIFTAHGVSPEVREIAKQKNLLTIDATCPDVTKTHDLIRQKKAEGYDVIYIGKKGHPEPEGAVGVAPDIVHLIETDKDVENLAIYNDKIIVTNQTTMSQWDVQDIMDLVKDKYPHVQFHQEICLATQVRQEAVAEQAVHADLTIVVGDPKSNNSNRLAQVSEQIAGTKAYRIANVSEIELDWLKGIEKVAVTAGASTPTPIVKEVILFLDQFDESDPSTWDHIHEIPLKKILPKVKAKKALK; encoded by the coding sequence ATGGAAGTTATTAAAATCGCTCCTCGTGGATATTGCTATGGTGTTGTCGATGCAATGGTCATTGCTAAAAATGCAGCCATGGATAAATCACTTCCACGACCGATCTATATACTTGGAATGATTGTTCATAACAAACATGTTACAGATGCTTTTGAAGAAGAAGGAATCATTACTTTAGATGGTAGTAACCGATTACAAATTATCGAGCAAGTCAACGGAGGAACCGTCATTTTCACTGCACACGGAGTGTCTCCAGAGGTAAGAGAGATTGCTAAACAAAAAAATCTATTAACAATTGATGCAACGTGCCCTGATGTTACCAAAACACATGACCTCATTCGCCAAAAAAAAGCAGAAGGTTATGACGTCATCTATATTGGAAAAAAAGGACACCCGGAACCAGAAGGAGCAGTTGGAGTAGCTCCTGATATTGTTCATCTAATTGAAACGGATAAAGATGTTGAAAACCTAGCTATTTATAACGATAAAATAATTGTTACAAACCAAACGACCATGAGTCAGTGGGATGTACAAGATATTATGGATTTAGTGAAAGATAAATATCCGCATGTTCAATTTCACCAAGAAATTTGTTTAGCAACCCAAGTTAGACAAGAAGCTGTTGCTGAACAAGCAGTTCACGCAGATTTAACGATTGTTGTAGGGGACCCTAAAAGTAACAACTCCAATCGACTAGCTCAAGTCTCGGAACAGATTGCGGGTACTAAGGCATACCGTATTGCCAATGTAAGTGAAATCGAGTTGGACTGGCTTAAAGGTATTGAAAAAGTAGCCGTTACTGCCGGTGCCTCTACCCCAACTCCTATTGTAAAAGAAGTCATCCTTTTCTTGGATCAATTTGATGAAAGTGATCCATCCACATGGGACCATATTCATGAGATTCCTTTAAAGAAAATACTCCCTAAAGTAAAGGCTAAAAAAGCACTCAAATAA
- a CDS encoding Nif3-like dinuclear metal center hexameric protein: MSKGVNGQRIIELFEQFSPKNLAVEGDKIGLQIGTLNKKVNRVLVALDVVDEVIDEAIANDVQLIIAHHPPIFRPLKDIRTDQAQGKLLEKCIKNDIAIYVAHTNLDVAKGGVNDLLAEALQLKDTEVLVHTYEQSLKKLVVFVPKTHDEVVRKALGDAGAGHIGAYSHCSYTSNGTGAFFPKEGANPFMGQIGKIEEVEEMRIETIISSDDEQKIIKKMLQAHPYEEVAYDLYELNNQGETLGLGRVGKLEVEMSLQEFAEIVKEKLQVPAVRVVGDETATVKKVAVLGGDGNKYIYQAKRKGVDVYITGDIYYHVAHDAMMLGLNIIDPGHNIEKIMKKGVVDKMEQMMKDEKLQVDWLTSKVETEPFTFK; the protein is encoded by the coding sequence ATGAGTAAAGGTGTAAACGGTCAACGAATCATTGAATTGTTCGAACAGTTTTCTCCTAAAAACCTTGCAGTTGAAGGTGATAAAATAGGCTTGCAAATTGGAACGCTGAATAAAAAAGTCAATCGTGTATTGGTTGCTCTTGATGTTGTTGATGAAGTAATTGATGAAGCAATTGCTAATGATGTGCAATTAATCATTGCACACCATCCACCGATTTTTAGACCATTAAAAGATATTCGTACAGATCAGGCTCAAGGAAAACTATTAGAAAAATGTATAAAGAATGATATTGCCATCTATGTAGCGCATACAAATTTAGATGTGGCAAAAGGAGGAGTAAACGATTTACTAGCAGAGGCGCTTCAGTTAAAGGATACAGAAGTGCTTGTACATACTTACGAGCAAAGTTTGAAGAAATTAGTTGTTTTTGTTCCAAAAACGCATGATGAAGTTGTTAGAAAAGCATTGGGTGATGCTGGTGCAGGACATATTGGCGCATATAGCCATTGTTCATATACATCGAACGGAACAGGTGCTTTCTTTCCAAAAGAAGGTGCAAATCCATTTATGGGTCAAATAGGTAAAATAGAAGAGGTTGAAGAAATGCGTATAGAAACCATCATCTCTTCTGATGACGAACAAAAAATTATAAAAAAAATGTTGCAAGCTCATCCATACGAAGAAGTTGCTTATGACCTTTACGAATTAAACAATCAAGGAGAAACGTTAGGATTAGGTCGGGTTGGAAAACTGGAAGTGGAAATGAGCCTGCAAGAGTTTGCTGAAATTGTGAAAGAAAAACTTCAAGTCCCAGCAGTTCGAGTAGTAGGTGATGAAACAGCTACCGTAAAAAAAGTAGCTGTTCTAGGTGGAGATGGTAATAAATATATTTATCAAGCTAAAAGAAAAGGAGTAGATGTTTATATTACCGGAGATATATACTATCATGTTGCACACGATGCAATGATGCTGGGACTAAACATCATTGATCCTGGGCATAACATTGAGAAAATCATGAAAAAAGGTGTAGTGGACAAGATGGAACAAATGATGAAAGATGAGAAGCTACAAGTGGATTGGCTAACATCTAAGGTGGAAACGGAACCGTTTACATTTAAATAG
- a CDS encoding tRNA (adenine(22)-N(1))-methyltransferase, translating into MNELNLSKRLKTVASFIPKGAVLADIGSDHAYLPCYAIIHKTASFAIAGEVSEGPFSSALNQVRECELDDFISVRKGDGLEVINSSVTCITVAGMGGELIKSILENGKEKLTNVKTLILQPNIHAIIIRKWLLNQGWELKNEVIIEEDGKIYEILVAEKGDSYEPYNPSIFEEQLLLGPFLMAKKEPVFMKKWLLEQDHLEKVLKQMEMAKQDEKNKKKKLELTNKLTMIKGALSDE; encoded by the coding sequence ATGAATGAATTGAATTTATCAAAACGGCTCAAGACTGTTGCTTCATTTATACCCAAGGGGGCAGTATTGGCTGATATAGGATCAGATCATGCTTATTTACCCTGCTATGCAATTATACATAAAACGGCCTCCTTTGCGATTGCCGGTGAAGTGAGTGAAGGCCCATTTTCAAGTGCATTAAATCAAGTGAGAGAATGTGAATTAGATGATTTTATTTCCGTGCGAAAAGGAGATGGACTTGAAGTTATTAATTCGTCAGTTACGTGTATAACGGTTGCAGGAATGGGCGGAGAACTAATTAAGTCTATTTTAGAAAATGGGAAAGAAAAATTAACAAATGTGAAAACCCTTATTCTTCAGCCAAATATTCATGCAATTATTATTCGAAAGTGGCTATTGAATCAAGGATGGGAACTGAAGAATGAAGTGATTATTGAAGAGGATGGAAAAATATATGAAATTTTAGTTGCTGAAAAAGGCGATAGTTATGAACCATATAACCCTTCTATCTTTGAAGAGCAGCTTTTGTTAGGTCCTTTTTTGATGGCCAAAAAAGAACCTGTATTTATGAAAAAGTGGTTATTAGAACAAGATCATTTAGAAAAAGTTTTAAAACAAATGGAAATGGCTAAACAAGATGAAAAAAATAAGAAAAAAAAATTAGAATTAACGAATAAATTAACAATGATCAAGGGGGCATTATCAGATGAGTAA
- the cccA gene encoding cytochrome c550: MNRNPLVPFYLIMTLGIVLIVVFSFVGLDNAQEIASGGGEETAEFIPDEFYQKNCSSCHGQNLEGVSGPGLIGVGDKYSDEEIKDILTNGLDGGMPGGLVPAENQDELIEWLKEQE, from the coding sequence ATGAATCGTAATCCACTTGTTCCGTTTTATTTAATTATGACTCTAGGGATTGTCCTTATCGTTGTTTTTTCTTTTGTAGGCCTAGATAATGCTCAAGAGATAGCTAGCGGTGGAGGCGAAGAAACAGCAGAATTTATTCCAGACGAATTTTATCAAAAAAATTGTTCTTCATGTCATGGTCAAAACCTTGAAGGAGTATCTGGACCAGGTTTAATTGGTGTAGGTGACAAGTATTCTGATGAAGAGATTAAAGACATCCTTACCAATGGCTTAGATGGTGGTATGCCAGGTGGCTTAGTTCCTGCTGAGAACCAGGATGAATTAATTGAGTGGTTAAAAGAACAAGAATAA
- a CDS encoding acyl-CoA dehydrogenase family protein, whose protein sequence is MNFELEQEHKMLQKTIKDFAVNEVGPGAIQRDRNKEFPFEVMKKLADLGMLGLPFPERYGGAGADTVSFVIVTEELSRVCASTGITYSAHISLGGAPIYMFGTEKQKNSYLPQICCGESLGAFGLTEPNAGSDAGGTKTVAIKKGDKYIINGTKCYITNASYAKFLALTAITDEEDKGISAIIVPTDSKGFRIYNRYEKMGLHASNTTELSLNNVEVPTQNLLGEKGQGFKQFLKTLDGGRIGIGAMAVGIAQGAYEKSLQYAKQRVQFRRPIHQFQAIQFKLADMATKIELARNMVYKAAWLKDHGYTYTKEASMCKLFASEICMEVTNEAVQIHGGNGYMREFEVERMMRDAKLLEIGEGTSEILRLVIAREIGC, encoded by the coding sequence ATGAATTTTGAGTTGGAGCAAGAACATAAAATGTTACAGAAAACGATTAAGGATTTTGCTGTAAATGAAGTGGGACCTGGGGCTATCCAACGAGATCGAAACAAAGAATTTCCTTTTGAAGTAATGAAAAAGCTAGCTGATCTTGGCATGTTAGGGTTACCTTTCCCTGAAAGGTACGGAGGTGCTGGTGCAGATACAGTAAGTTTTGTGATTGTTACAGAGGAATTGAGTAGAGTATGCGCTTCTACAGGTATTACATATTCAGCACATATCTCACTGGGAGGCGCACCTATCTATATGTTCGGTACAGAAAAACAAAAAAACAGTTATTTACCGCAAATATGTTGCGGAGAGTCTCTTGGTGCATTTGGATTAACGGAACCTAATGCCGGATCAGATGCAGGGGGAACAAAAACGGTAGCAATAAAAAAAGGCGATAAATATATTATTAATGGGACAAAATGTTATATAACGAATGCTTCGTATGCAAAATTCTTAGCGTTAACCGCCATAACGGATGAAGAGGATAAAGGAATAAGTGCCATTATCGTACCTACAGATAGCAAAGGGTTTCGCATCTATAATCGGTACGAAAAGATGGGACTACACGCCTCTAATACAACAGAATTAAGCTTAAATAATGTTGAAGTTCCGACACAAAACTTACTTGGAGAAAAAGGACAAGGGTTTAAACAGTTTCTAAAAACATTAGATGGAGGAAGAATTGGAATAGGGGCAATGGCTGTTGGAATCGCCCAAGGAGCCTATGAAAAATCGTTACAGTATGCAAAACAGAGAGTTCAATTCAGAAGACCCATTCACCAGTTTCAAGCTATTCAATTTAAACTTGCTGACATGGCTACTAAGATTGAATTAGCTCGTAACATGGTATATAAAGCAGCATGGTTGAAAGATCACGGATATACGTATACTAAAGAAGCATCCATGTGTAAATTGTTTGCTTCAGAAATATGTATGGAGGTGACAAATGAAGCTGTTCAAATACATGGAGGAAACGGTTATATGAGAGAGTTTGAAGTCGAACGAATGATGAGAGATGCGAAGCTTTTAGAAATTGGTGAAGGAACGAGTGAAATTCTACGTCTAGTGATAGCTAGAGAAATTGGTTGTTAA
- the dnaG gene encoding DNA primase: MAYKIPDELISQIEKSVDVVDVVSEYVQLKKQGRNYFGLCPFHGENTPSFSVSSDKQIYHCFGCGAGGNVFSFLMQIEGYTFVESAKKLAEVANIELPDEVSQMSNHAGHTDKQSQYYQIYDLLRKFYHHLLKNTKEGQEALDYLLDRGFTNDIIDKFEIGYAIDSWDFIKKYCLNKGYNEELLYETGIVVKRESDGSFFDRFRNRIMFPIKDHQGRTVAFSGRSIGASQPKYLNSPETKLFNKRTILYNFHQARVHIRKSQQVVIYEGFADVISSVRAQVENAVATMGTSLTEEQAKLIKRNVETAIICYDSDQAGIEATFRAVKVLEKYGCRTKIARVPDGLDPDDYINKYGTEKFFNDVIGASVTTMVFKIEYFRKGKNLKDEGDRLKYIEEVLEELSQITNAVEQDLYLSQLASEFSLSKHVLQGQLEKYIEKRPKNVDQVMEKQFMQPMIQSNSLLPAYQNAEKFLIAHMIRNSDVAEKVLDHLGGDFIIEEHRAIVSYIYAFYEEGNEPNISLLIQKLPHSSLRQTVSNIAMLSITDDISDKEIDDYIKAINDKKQSQKWKEKEFLRVEAERQKDYEKAAIIAKEILELKKACR; this comes from the coding sequence ATGGCATATAAAATTCCTGACGAACTGATCTCTCAAATTGAAAAATCAGTAGATGTAGTAGATGTTGTCAGTGAATATGTTCAGCTAAAAAAGCAGGGAAGGAATTATTTTGGTCTATGTCCATTTCATGGAGAAAATACACCGTCTTTTTCTGTATCATCGGACAAACAAATTTACCACTGTTTTGGTTGTGGTGCAGGGGGAAATGTATTTTCTTTTTTAATGCAAATTGAAGGCTATACCTTCGTGGAATCGGCAAAGAAGTTGGCTGAAGTTGCGAATATAGAACTCCCTGATGAAGTTAGTCAAATGTCAAATCATGCTGGACATACTGACAAACAGTCACAATATTATCAAATTTATGATTTGTTGAGGAAATTTTATCACCACTTGCTCAAAAATACAAAAGAAGGTCAAGAAGCCCTTGATTACTTACTTGATAGGGGTTTCACAAATGATATTATTGATAAATTTGAAATTGGATATGCGATTGATTCTTGGGATTTTATAAAAAAATATTGTTTAAATAAAGGGTATAATGAAGAACTACTATATGAGACGGGTATAGTAGTTAAGAGAGAGTCGGATGGTTCCTTTTTTGATCGATTTAGGAATCGAATTATGTTTCCCATTAAGGACCATCAAGGTCGTACAGTAGCGTTTTCTGGTCGTTCAATTGGAGCTAGTCAACCAAAATATTTAAATAGCCCTGAGACAAAACTTTTTAATAAGAGAACCATACTTTACAACTTTCATCAAGCAAGAGTTCATATTCGAAAATCTCAGCAAGTTGTCATTTATGAAGGATTTGCTGACGTTATTTCTTCTGTAAGAGCACAAGTTGAAAATGCCGTTGCCACAATGGGGACATCTTTGACAGAAGAACAAGCGAAGCTTATTAAAAGAAATGTCGAAACAGCTATAATATGCTACGATTCTGACCAAGCTGGAATAGAGGCAACATTTAGAGCTGTGAAGGTACTTGAAAAGTATGGGTGTAGAACAAAAATCGCAAGAGTACCAGATGGTTTAGATCCTGATGACTACATCAATAAATATGGGACTGAGAAGTTTTTTAATGATGTAATAGGGGCAAGTGTAACGACCATGGTGTTTAAAATAGAATATTTTCGAAAAGGGAAAAACTTAAAAGATGAAGGAGATCGTCTTAAGTATATTGAAGAGGTTTTAGAAGAACTATCCCAAATAACAAATGCAGTTGAGCAAGATTTATATTTATCTCAACTCGCATCTGAGTTCTCTCTTTCGAAACATGTTCTTCAAGGTCAATTAGAGAAATATATTGAGAAGCGCCCAAAAAATGTTGATCAGGTAATGGAAAAACAATTCATGCAGCCAATGATTCAAAGTAATTCATTATTACCAGCTTATCAAAATGCAGAAAAATTTTTAATTGCTCATATGATAAGGAATAGTGATGTTGCTGAAAAGGTGTTAGACCATTTGGGTGGTGATTTTATCATTGAGGAACATAGGGCCATCGTTTCTTATATTTATGCTTTTTACGAGGAAGGTAACGAACCAAACATCAGTTTACTCATCCAAAAACTACCACACTCTTCGCTACGTCAAACTGTCTCAAATATCGCTATGTTATCAATAACTGATGATATTTCTGATAAGGAAATAGACGACTATATAAAAGCTATAAATGATAAAAAACAATCACAAAAATGGAAAGAAAAGGAATTTTTAAGGGTAGAGGCCGAACGACAAAAAGACTATGAGAAAGCAGCAATTATTGCAAAAGAAATACTTGAATTAAAAAAGGCCTGTCGTTGA
- a CDS encoding YaiI/YqxD family protein: MKEEISNLAQKYQVPVTFVASYAHMKNERENGSWIFVDEEKESVDIKIVNFAKRYDVVVTQDIGLASMLVENDICVITPKGKIITSENIEPALFLRYMNAKERQKKTYINKPKKFSDKDRVNFIKAFEKKCRILQENNKTYRN, from the coding sequence GTGAAAGAGGAAATCTCCAATTTAGCTCAAAAGTATCAAGTGCCTGTTACATTTGTAGCTTCTTATGCTCATATGAAAAACGAGAGAGAAAATGGAAGTTGGATCTTTGTGGATGAGGAAAAAGAATCAGTTGATATTAAAATTGTTAATTTTGCCAAGCGATATGATGTTGTGGTTACTCAAGATATAGGATTGGCTAGTATGCTAGTTGAGAATGACATTTGTGTGATTACACCAAAAGGAAAAATAATTACATCCGAAAATATAGAACCTGCTCTTTTTCTTCGATACATGAATGCTAAAGAAAGACAAAAAAAAACTTATATAAATAAGCCCAAAAAATTTTCAGATAAGGATCGAGTTAATTTTATTAAAGCTTTTGAAAAAAAATGTCGAATATTGCAGGAGAATAATAAAACGTATAGAAATTAG
- a CDS encoding pyruvate, water dikinase regulatory protein, which produces MTQRIIYCLSDSVGETADLVLKAALSQFNGQGLSTTIKRIPYVEDCETIEKIVSLAKKDQAIICFTLVIPQLRKYMVQLAEKENVVYYDIIGPLIDKMETSFGMKPKYEAGRVRQLDEDYFKKVEAIEFAVKYDDGRDPRGILKADIVLIGVSRTSKTPLSQFLAHKRFKVANVPIVPEVEPPEELFLIPKEKCIGLKISPEKLNDIRKERLKTLGLDDKAMYADIERIKEEIKYFDKVIDKLKCRVIDVSNKAVEETANSILNIIR; this is translated from the coding sequence ATGACCCAAAGAATAATCTACTGTTTGTCAGACTCGGTTGGTGAAACAGCTGATTTAGTCTTGAAAGCTGCCTTAAGCCAATTTAACGGACAAGGACTTTCGACCACAATTAAAAGAATTCCTTATGTTGAAGATTGCGAAACTATAGAAAAAATAGTTTCTCTTGCAAAAAAGGATCAAGCCATCATTTGTTTCACACTAGTTATTCCTCAATTAAGAAAATATATGGTTCAATTAGCAGAAAAAGAGAATGTGGTATACTATGATATCATTGGTCCGCTAATTGACAAAATGGAAACAAGTTTTGGCATGAAACCTAAATATGAAGCGGGTAGAGTTCGTCAGTTAGATGAAGACTATTTTAAAAAAGTTGAGGCAATTGAATTTGCTGTTAAATATGATGATGGGAGAGATCCAAGAGGGATCTTAAAGGCAGATATTGTTTTAATTGGTGTGTCTAGAACATCTAAAACCCCACTTTCACAATTTTTAGCTCACAAGCGATTTAAAGTAGCAAATGTTCCTATCGTTCCAGAGGTGGAGCCTCCAGAAGAACTTTTTTTAATTCCAAAAGAAAAATGTATCGGATTAAAAATTAGTCCAGAAAAGTTAAATGATATCCGTAAAGAAAGATTAAAAACTTTAGGTTTAGATGATAAAGCAATGTATGCAGATATTGAAAGAATAAAGGAAGAAATTAAATATTTTGACAAAGTCATTGACAAATTAAAATGTCGAGTGATTGATGTGTCCAATAAAGCGGTAGAAGAAACAGCCAACAGTATTTTAAATATAATAAGGTAA